A genomic region of Podarcis raffonei isolate rPodRaf1 chromosome 13, rPodRaf1.pri, whole genome shotgun sequence contains the following coding sequences:
- the OXA1L gene encoding mitochondrial inner membrane protein OXA1L, translating to MAASAAAFGRAWSRSGLPGKMPLAGSLRRQIHRTSVPFTWLRVKSPFAPHPRPQNGCHVLLLRPTNRCQSTAAAAGTQVLQPVSSPPLEGALSAGDLAQAVQEQSFAELGLGSHTPVGLIQSFLESLHVDIGLPWWGAIVAGTIVARCLVFPLIVKGQREAVKLNNHMPQISELTTRMNEAKRSGNKFEFAKAYTDLNLYQKTHDVNPLRGFLVPLVQAPIFISFFIALRKMAELPVPSLQTGGLWWFSDLTAADPYYVLPLTVTVTMWAILELGAESGVSNPNLHLMKTVFRVMPLAILPLTISFPTAVFTYWLTSNLFSLVQVAFLRLPAVRARLGIPERVQHDPSLLPAQGGFIKNFKKGWKNAQMAQQLEERERRIKNHLNLAAKGPLRQTFSHNPLEQHQPGPAKPAPRKRPWEDTLG from the exons ATGGCGGCTTCCGCAGCGGCGTTCGGGAGAGCGTGGAGCCGGTCTGGGCTGCCGGGGAAGATGCCCCTCGCGGGGAGCCTCCGTAGACAG ATCCACAGAACGTCTGTCCCATTCACGTGGCTCAGAGTTAAATCTCCTTTTGCCCCTCACCCGCGtcctcaaaatggctgccacgttCTCCTGTTGAGGCCAACAAACAGATGTCAAagcacagcagctgctgctggcACACAG gtTCTTCAGCCTGTATCCTCCCCGCCGCTAGAGGGCGCTCTCTCTGCGGGGGACCTTGCCCAGGCTGTCCAAGAGCAGAGTTTTGCAGAACTGGGCTTGGGGTCCCACACCCCGGTGGGTCTGATCCAGAGCTTCTTGGAGTCCCTCCACGTGGATATTGGGCTGCCGTGGTGGGGAGCCATCGTGGCAG GGACGATTGTGGCCCGTTGCTTGGTTTTCCCGCTCATCGTGAAGGGCCAGAGGGAGGCAGTGAAGCTCAACAACCACATGCCGCAGATTTCAGAGCTGACCACCCGCATGAACGAGGCCAAGCGCTCGGGGAACAAATTTGAGT TTGCCAAAGCTTATACGGACCTGAACCTCTACCAGAAAACCCACGATGTCAACCCGCTGCGAGGTTTTCTTGTTCCCTTGGTCCAA gcaCCCATTTTCATCTCGTTCTTCATTGCCCTGCGCAAAATGGCGGAGCTCCCTGTGCCCAGCCTTCAAACTGGGGGTCTGTGGTGGTTCTCAGATCTCACGGCTGCCGATCCCTACTATGTCTTGCCCCTGACAGTGACCGTCACCATGTGGGCCATCTTGGAA CTAGGAGCAGAATCTGGAGTGTCGAACCCGAACCTCCACCTTATGAAAACCGTTTTCCGGGTGATGCCGCTCGCTATCCTGCCTCTCACGATCTCCTTCCCGACG GCCGTTTTCACCTACTGGCTGACATCCAACCTCTTCTCGCTGGTGCAAGTGGCCTTTCTGCGGTTGCCCGCAGTTCGCGCCCGGCTTGGCATCCCTGAGCGGGTGCAACACGACCCCAGCCTCCTGCCTGCTCAGGGAGGCTTCATAAAGAACTTCAAGAAAG gcTGGAAAAATGCACAAATGGCTCAGCAGCTGGAAGAGAGGGAGCGGCGCATCAAAAACCACCTGAATTTGGCAGCTAAAG GGCCGCTGCGCCAGACCTTTTCCCACAACCCTTTGGAGCAGCACCAGCCGGGTCCTGCAAAGCCGGCGCCACGAAAGAGGCCCTGGGAGGACACGTTAGGCTGA